From Fundulus heteroclitus isolate FHET01 unplaced genomic scaffold, MU-UCD_Fhet_4.1 scaffold_42, whole genome shotgun sequence, one genomic window encodes:
- the LOC118560337 gene encoding E3 ubiquitin/ISG15 ligase TRIM25-like: protein MEQNQLDRETLSCSICLDLLKDPVTIPCGHSYCMKCIKNFWDEEDQKGIHSCPQCRKTFIPRPELGKNTMLAALVEQLKKTGLQAAPADLCYAGPEDVACDFCSGRKLKAIKSCLFCLASFCEKHLQPHYDSAAFKKHKLVEPSKNLQENICSHHDEVMKMFCRTDQKCICLICLMDEHKGHDTVSAAAERTERQRELEVRRENIQQRIQDREKDVKLLQQELEAIKHSADKTVEDSEKIFTQLIRLIQKRSSDVKQQIRSQQETEGSRVKELQEKLEQEITELKRKDAELKQLSDTEDHNQFLHNYPSLSALSESTHSSSIKIRPLSYFEDVTAAVSELRDQLQDILRDAWTNISLRLTEVDVSLSEPEPESRAGFLRYSCEITLDPNTANSYLLLSEGNRKVTFMNKPQSYSSHPDRFTGCSQVLSRESLTGRCYWEVEWREGVYVAVAYKNISRAGSGNECLFGANDKSWTLDCYQGGYGFGHNNIWTSISGPGSSRVGVYLDHRAGILSFYSVSETMTLLHRVQTTFTQPLHAGVCVEGSAEFCKPK, encoded by the coding sequence atggagcagaaccagctggaccgagaaaccttgtcctgttcgatctgtctggatctactgaaggatccggtgactattccctgtggacacagctactgtatgaagtgtattaaaaacttctgggatgaagaggatcagaaaggaatccacagctgccctcagtgcaggaAGACCTTCATACCGAGGCCTGAGCTGGGtaaaaacaccatgttagcagctttagtggagcagctgaagaagactggactccaagctgctcctgctgatctctgctatgctggacctgaagatgtggcctgtgatttctgctctggaagaaaactgaaagccatcaaATCCTGTTTATTCTGTCTGGCCTCTTTCtgtgagaaacaccttcagcctcattatgattcagctgcatttaagaagcacaagctggtggagccctccaagaacctccaggagaacatctgctctcatcatgatgaggtgatgaagatgttctgtcgtactgatcagaagtgtatctgtcttatctgtttaatggatgaacataaaggccacgacacagtgtcagctgcagcagaaaggactgagaggcagagagagctggaggtgagacgagaaaacatccagcagagaatccaggacagagagaaagatgtgaagctgcttcaacaggagctggaggccatcaagcactctgctgataaaacagtggaggacagtgagaagatcttcactcagctgatccgtctcatccagaaaagaagctctgatgtgaagcagcagatcagatcccagcaggaaactgaagggagtcgagtcaaagagcttcaggagaagctggagcaggagatcactgagctgaagaggaaagacgctgagctgaagcagctctcagacacagaggatcacaaccagtttctccacaactacccctcactgtcagcactcagtgagtctacacactcatccagcatcaagatccgtcctctgagctactttgaggatgtgacagcagctgtgtcagagctcagagatcaactacaggacatcctgagagacgcatggacaaacatctcactgagactcactgaggtggatgtttcactgtcagaaccagaaccagagagcagagctggattcttgagatattcatgtgaaatcacactggatccaaacacagcaaacagttatctgttactatcagaggggaacaggaaggtgacatttATGAATAAACCTCAGTCTTATTctagtcatccagacagattcactgGTTGTTCTCAGGTTctgagtagagagagtctgactggacgttgttactgggaggtggagtggagagAGGGAGTTTATGTAGCAGTCGCATACAAGAATATCAGCAGAGCAGGAAGTGGGAATGAATGTTTATTTGGAGCTAATGACAAATCTTGGACATTAGATTGTTACCAAGGAGGTTATGGATTTGGTCACAACAACATCTGGACCTCCATCTCaggtcctggttcctccagagtaggagtgtacctggatcacagagcaggtattctgtccttctacagcgtctctgaaaccatgactctcctccacagagtccagaccaccttcACTCAGCCGCTACATGCTGGAGTTTGTGTTGAaggttctgctgagttctgtaAACCCAAATAG